A stretch of DNA from Hemitrygon akajei chromosome 4, sHemAka1.3, whole genome shotgun sequence:
ataAGGCAGTTCCTGATATTCAATCTTTAGGCCCTGTTCAATAATATAATTTTGTACAGGTCTATATATCAATTACATTTTATTGTTTGAAATTGTAAATTAGAATCAAAGAATTGTCAAACAAACATTGAGACCATCTGACCTATCAGTGCCATTCTGACATTTTGTAGGTGTAATCCACTTAGCCCCATTACCTGGGTCTTCCACAATCCTGTTTTTGTTTTCCTCACTCGATTCCTTTTTGAAAGTCTCGTTTGAGAATGCTTCGACCACCCCTCCAGGTAATGCATTTGCATATAACTCTTTGCTTCATACATAAATCATTTTCCCTCTTTGAGCCTTTGGTTCTGTCAATAATCACTTAATTCTGTACATATTGATTATTGACTACTCTACCAATAGGAAAACATGTTTGTTTTTTCCCAAGAAATCACACAAATTCGAATATTTTATAAAATATCTACTCGTCCTTGCAGTTATAAGGAAGATCTTTCAGAAAAGGAAGGTGCAAAAGGTCTTGCTAGTCcaaatgcaggattccctaaaagttaacttatgggttgagtcagtagtaaggaaggcaaatgcactttTAGTATTCATTTCCAGAAGACaaatatataaaagcaaggatgtaatgcccaGATTTTATAAAGgtttggtcagaccacatctggTGTATTGTGTGCCATTTTTGGCCTCATATCTAAGAAATTATATACTGGCATTGgggaggaggtttacaagaatggtcccaggaatgaaaggattaacttaTGAAAAACATTGATAGTTCTGGGACTGTACTTCGTTGGAGTTCAGAAGACTGAAGGGGCTttgttgaaacctactgaatattgcaaggcctggatagaatagatgtggagagaatgtttccaatagtgggagactCTAGGACTAGacggcacagcttcagaatatgaaaacatccctttagaaaggagatgaggaggaatttcttaaaccAGTAGATAgcgtatctgtggaattcattgctacatatggctgtggaggcaaattcATTGGGTATACCTAAAGAGGAGATAATAGGACCTTGATTTGTAGGGCATCGAATGTTACAAggagagaagacagaagaatggggttgagaagaaaaatatatcagccatgatcaaatggtggagcagactcaatgggccaaatggctcaatTCTGCATCTATGTTGAATATAGTCTAAGATAACCTCAGCTTCTCCAGTTTATCTATTTTACCAGAATTCATCATTTGGAACTTTTGCAGTAAATATAATAGAGTTCCAAACTTTATCAGTTCCCCTTAATATCACTTCTTAATGTTGTAAATTCCAAAGAATGCAACACCAGTTTCTAATTTTCTAGTAAGTTAATTGTTGGATTCTATGGTGCATTTCATTAACATATTCTCTATAAGTTCCAATGTCAGAAATGAGTTTAGGTGTCACATAACCTTCAGCTCCCTATATTTTAGATCCCAGTGTGGAAAGACCACAATTCTACTGGCTTTTTGTATCTGAATGCAGCCTTAAGGTTCAATGATCTATGTAAATGGATGCCGAAATTTCTGTACCTCCAATTCCTCTACTATTATACCAGATAAAAAGTACAATGCTTCATCCTTTTTTGACCAAATAAGAAAAATCTCTTTTGTGCCTTTTGTGTAATTAATTTGCCAGTTTGATCTATTAACAGATGAAATATATTTCATCTATTTATATTTTTCTAATTTAATGCTTCGATGTTACCATCAATTCTAACTTATTGCATCATTTAAAACTTGAACATATGGCTTTCTTAATAATCAAAAATAAAATTGCTACATTTACAGATAAAACCAAATTAGAAAGGGCAGTTAATACCAAGAGAGATTGTGACAAATTTTGATGTGATGTAATTGCATATAATGACTTCAGAATGGGGATTTATTGGCAAATGAAGTTCAAcatagataaatgtgaagtgatacattttggcAGTAAAAACGTAGTAGGGTCACATTGCTCTGAAGGTGTGAGTGTGGATGGTGTTAGGGAACAAAGGAGTACAGATATACCAGGTCAGCAAAACCATTTAAAAGAACAAATCAAATTGAGTTTATTCCAAGaggaagacaactaaaaaaagttATGCTAAACCTGTAATCACACCTGGTTAGACAACACTTAAGATTATTGAATATAGTTCTGGTGGTCATCAAAAAGGATGTAGAAGCACTGGAGAGGAGGGCACAGAAAATATACAAGAATTATACCAAGATATATAAGGGTAAACACAATAGGAAAGGATGAACAGAATGAGTCACTTTGCTCctgaaaagaaaaatgaaaagtaGAGGCCTTTAAATTTTTCAAGAGTTTTTATAAAGTGGATCAATAATTATTCCACATGTAGGGAAGAGCACAGCTAAATGCCACAAGTCTAAGACGTCAAAATGGTGAGAACATGTAATTTTCtacattttccacctatcaccttccagctgcttacttcatcctccctcaccctcacccaccctcctggcttcacctaccaccttctaacttgtacaacttctcctcccccaccttctcattccggcttcttcccccgtcctttccagacctgatgaagggactcagcccaaaacattcactctttattcatttccatagatgttgcttcacatgctgagttccttcagcattttgtgtgcattgctctgaatttccagcaactcTTGTGTCCTGCTTGATTTTTGTTATTTTACTTATTTTGATTTGAAtgggatcttgttgaatttaattttGATTTCTTCAGGATGCTGCAACTTTTTCCACTACTTAAAATGTTAATCCAAAGCAGTCTGCAACTTGGTTGCCATTTCATTTTTTTATTGTGAAGGTGGGCTGGAGCAACCTGCCACAGCTTCTTCAATTTCACTTAACAAATGAACAGACTCCACAGCCCCAGGATAACTGATATATACAGGTCTTCTCCAGGTTGTAAACACCCAACTTAGGTATCACCCATACACTTAGACTGGCAAAATGTGCACAAGTGGATTTTCCagcagctgggggggggggggggggaactataGGCATCTTCTGCCAGTTGCAAGTGGGCATTTCTACATCCTTCTCTCCCACCACTGCCTCAAGCTTCAGTAATATTTAAAGTCAGATCTTCACAACTCACATGTGTGAGCCAGCTCCAGACATCATTTCCTATTACTTCAGTGGAGAGTGACCAATAGAGGAATTCTACCTTTAAGCACTTTTGACAGGTATAGCTCTGCAAGTTCTTGTGATTGCCTGATATTTCAGCACTCCAAATAACACAAGAAAATCATACTCCTTATGATACCCTTTTGCAAGATCCAAATTCCTCATTGCCATACTCTGTATTCCAATTGAGGAGCTTTTACTGAAGTACAGGGCTGCCAGCAAATGAATATGTTAATGCCATGAAGGTATTATATCATGGCACTACCTAACAAAATGTACGACAAGTTATAGACAGTTTGAACTGAATGCACTGCATTTCATTTAGGATACACCATAAACAATGTGGTACCAATGTGAAAATCTATTTATTGAATGGTACACAGCAGCCAGAATATCAGAGTGCACACCCCACCAAGGGATCTACAGTATATTCCACACAAAATGATGACAAAAAAGTTTGCACTTGTCTTATAATATTGCTGCTTGTTGGAAACTTGCTGTCCTGAATCTGCTTTTATTACAAAATTCATAACACTTCAAAAGCATTTCACTAGCTGTATAGCACTTGAGAATATATTGATGATGTGAAAACTACTctacaaatccaaacaacacacacaaaatgctggaggaacttagcaggccgggCAAcctgtatggaaaagagtaaacagtcgacattttgggccacaaCCCTTCATCAGAGTGGTCTACAAATCCAAGCCATCTTCGTTATTTTTCTATTTCTCCAGAATGTGAGTGAGCAGCTAGACCACCAGCACTGAGCCACAGCTGACACAAACCATCAAGCACTGATTCCAAGAGCAGATCCTCCAATGTATGCAGACTGCCACCCATAGCTTCCACTGATAAAATACAATgggctgcaaaaaaaaatcaacaagtgCCTTCTGAAAGTATATGGACCAAAAATTTAGGTTAATTATTGTTAAAAGTAGACATTTCAAAGTAAATGATATAAGATGGTTATTCACCCCAACATAAATGCAGTTGTGCTCTAGAAAATCCTCTCTGCACTTTATTAGATATGATTTCTAAATTTGTAAATTTCCCTAATATGCAGTTGTGGCTCAAGTTCTGTGTTCATCCTTCTCACTACACTGAGAAAACATTTTCTGCTAAACAATATATTATATTTATTGGCCACTATCTTGAATATTTGTCCCCAGTTAAAGATTTTTCCACATGTGGAATCATCGTCAGCATACCTACCCTCTAGAACCCCTTTATGTTTTTTCAGACTTCTGTCAGGTAATATCTCAGTGTTCTCTTCGAAGGTAGAGAGTAGCGACCTGCTCTGTCTTTTCGATTGTTACAGTATTGCCGCTTAATTCCTATATCGCCCTTATAAATCAGGGAACATCAATATTAATGTGCCATTAATTGATTAATTACATCGTTAAAAGCTGTGGAACTTTCACAATGCACGAGCAGCATTAAAATTGCGAAAAAATGAACTTAGCGCACAGTATATTTATAGTTTATTTTCTGACACTAGAAATCCCCTGACCGCGAATTCCTGCAGAAATTGTAAATTCTAAAAGACAAAACATTTGAATTTATGATAAATTTCTGGCGGGAATAGGTTTGTTTTTAATCTTTGTTGTGGCATGTTTTGTTAATGTTTTCCAAGAATATGTGGAATTTCGAAATTCTGAGTTCTACAAGTTAAACTAAACTTTGCGATAACACGCTGGCTAGATGAGTTGGTTTGTAAAACAATCAACTCTCACTTCGATAGTCACCAAGAGGCATCCAAAAACAAATTGACCAAATATCCACCAACCGCTCACGGTTGATTGTTATTCTCTACGTAATATACTCAAGGTGTGTCGTTTCCTTGTAATATCTGTGAAATAAAATTCAAGATCTCAGCAGTTCGAATGACAAAGGGCAATAGTCGTTCTGTTCAAACTACTGTGCAATTTAATTATGGTTGATTTGTCGCTCTCCACTATACGTTCCAACAGCGAAAGTAAAACCTGTCACCAGGAACGTGATGAAATTGATGCCCTGAAGTACGCATACCACGAAAATTGCTTAATCGCTTATTGCCTTGTATCACGTCTGCAAATATTTTCAAATCTCGTCTCATTCACCAAGTTAAATCAGCCGAACACAACATTGCAATGCCTTTATTCCCGAAAATGCTACGGCTCTTTCCGCTGGTTATAAGTTGATTTGTTTTATATTAGGGCCGTGCGATCGTTTGTGAAAATGCAGTTCTTTTTGCAGATGTAGTTCTTTAGCTTCAATACCCACATACCGGATTAATTGCACAACCCGCATAAGGTATTGCGGTTTTAATATTAAAATCTAAGTAGAATACCGTTAGCTATTGACAGCTGGAAGTATACTTTTTTGGTTGCTTAAAGCGTTTGCAAAGGATTATAGATGATATCCATCACCGTCTATTTTTAGGATAACTCTTGTGATTGCATATTCTTTCTGAATTCGCGAGCTCGCTATGAAGATCTAGCATAGACTACTAAACTTCTCGAGTACACGCAGACCTTTTATTGAAACAATTTTTCGAGCTTAGGTTAATGCAAATGTTAGTCATTtacactcagcaggccaaactGTAAATTTCCACCCGAACATAAAAGTTTTCCAATCGATTAAGAACAAAGCAAAACTGCTTTAAATAGTAATAGCCACATCCAGCATCAATAGTAACTTGGCCGTTAAAGCACGTACAAGAACGATGATAAATGAGACATTTACTTTTCCCATTGTCATCACTCCCCGGTCCGCACTCGGATAACATTTTCCTACCTGTTTACATCATTAGTACATATCAGCGGATTATTTAAAGGAAAACAAATTGTAGCAAGATTTTGCCCCGTGACAATCATTTAAAGGAAAATATTTGCTAGTTAAATTGTATCCATTcctcgctccccccccccccccccagccgtCAGCATTGACGCACACTAAACGCTGTTGGGAGTTAGCATTCACACGTTACATCCAATTCTGTTGTCGCTACCTAAAAGCTGTGCTGTCAGCCTTCAAATTACTTCTTGTCACTAATATTTCCGAtggaaaataaatgaaaataaaagttctgataacagttttgttttatctTCAATCATACGCAACCGGAGACCGATTCATTCATAAAGAATTGCGGGTGAAATTACAAGAGTACGTGCCCAGGCTCCCCCAGCGAGCACCGGGACCGCGCAATGCAAGCTCGCTCCCTGGCGGACACCTCCATCACCCCCCTCCCAATCCCAGTTCATCGTTCCTTACTTCCCACCGTCAACCCCTCGGCTCCGACGCCAGACTTCCCCGCTCCATTGGCCGAACCTGGAGTGATCGGATTGGGCGGTGCCAAAGGACGCGGACACTCCATTGGCCGGAGAAGCTTTGGGTTTTGTGAGCGCTCTATGTTTTAACGAAGCGCGCAGAAGGAGGAGGCAGAGACCCGGAGCGTGTCGGCGAGAGGTTCATACCCAAAACCCGCCTATCGACTGCAAGCAACACAAAGAGCAACCAACAAAAATTCAACTCCCTCCCAAAAAAAGCAACTGCACACACCAAAAAAAAGCAGAGGCAAAGAGCGCATCCAAGCTTCTGAGTGTCACCCACATCCCGCTCTCTTGCAGAACAAGCCGGACCCAAGACTGTTGCTCATCACAAGTGGGAAGAATCAACAGGGAAAgtagcgtgcgtgtgtgtgtcaccGAAAGCTTTGGCTGCTGCAGATAGCAAGAGACTGGTTTGATTCATTTTGCCTTCACTAAGTGTCACTAAAGGTTTGTGTTTCTGCCGACCGTGTGATGGGGGACTTTCATGGAAAAGCGAGACGTGCCAGTGAGAGCTTTCAGATTTAAAACTGCTTCTGCTCGAGTGTGTCGAAGAAATTCAGTCAATTTTATTTGCTGCCTCGTCCGATTCACTGACAGCAGCTGTGGCCGCTTTTTTGAGTGGAGATAGGCgcgcacacacagagacagatatTCATCCAgtcggtgtgagtgtgtgtgtgtgtgcagcaTGCAAAATTTTCGGCAGCTGCATCTCATGAAATTGGAAGAAACAGACCGCAAGCCTTGAAACTGGTACATCGGCTGCGCCGCATTTTGCAAGCGCTTGGATTTCACTTGGGAGAAGGACGCCAGATTCCGCATCTTCACCGAGCTAGTTCTTACCAACCGTGCAAAAGGTTTGAGTGGTTTGGGGAATAGGGGGAGTAAGTAATTGGCAGAATCGCTGTTTTCCGAATCCACCCCCACCCTCAATAAGGATTTACAACGCAAGATGGTGACGAGAGACTTTTTCTTTTGTCGTCAAACTCAGTAAGGTTTGGAAATGATTATTGTAAGATGCATCGATGGTTTCACACCGCTGCCGGTTCGTCTGTTTTCCAAGCTGTAAATCAACAGGTTTAACACCAACAAAaagaagggagagggaaagaaaaaacaagcgcTGGGAATGTACCTGCAGGTTCTGATTCTCCTTTTACTCTGGACTAGCGTTCTGACCTTGAAGAATTTGAAATATACGATCCTGGAAGAGCAGGGACCTGGGACGGTAATCGGCAACATCGCGAAAGATGCTCGCCTGGCGACGAGTGCCGAGCCGAGGAAGCCTAACTTTCGGGTTTTGGAAAATTCCGCCCCCCATTTGCTGGATGTGGACCGGGAAAGCGGGTTACTTTACACCAAGCAGCGCATCGACCGGGAGACCGTCTGCAAACGGACTGCCAAGTGCGTGGTGTCGCTGGAAGTCTTTGCCAACGACAAGGAGCTGTGCATGATTAAAGTGGAGATCCTGGACATCAATGACAATGCGCCAAGTTTCTCCACCGAGCAGATCGATGTCGAGATCCCCGAGAACGCGGCGCCGGGGACGCGCATCCCCCTGACAAGCGCGCACGACCCCGACACCGGACAGTTTGGCCTGCAGACCTACCAGCTGAGCAGTCCGAGCCGGCTTTTCGGCCTGGAGGTGAAGTCACGGGGCGACGGCACCAAGTTCCCCGAGCTGATTATCCAGAGACcgctggatcgggagcagcagcCGAGACACGAGCTGCTGGTGACGGCGCTGGACGGCGGCGAGCCGCCCAAGTCGAGCGCGGTGCGCCTGCGGGTCGAGGTGGTGGACACCAACGACAACAGCCCAGCCTTCGCCGAGCCCAGCCTGAGCGTGGAGGTGGCGGAGAACACGCCGGCCGGCACCTTCCTCATCGACGTGAACGCCACGGACCCGGACCAGGGCACCAACGGCGAGGTCGTCTACTCTTTCAGCCCGTACGCCAGCGAGCGCATCGGACAGCTCTTCTCCATCGAGCCCCGCTCCGGGGTCATCCGCTTGCGCGCCGCTCTCGACTACGAGGAGAGCAGCATCTACGACATCGACGTGCAGGCCAAGGACCTGGGGCCGAACTCCATCCCGGCCCACTGCAAGGTGTCGGTGCGGGTGCTCGACGTGAACGACAACGCGCCCACCCTCAGCCTGGTATCCGTGCACCAGGGCCCGGTGAGCGAGGCCGCGCCGCCCGGCACCGTGCTCGCTTTGGTCAAGGCCACCGACCGCGACTCGGGTCGCAACGGGCAGCTGCAGTGCCGGGTCCTGGGCAACGGGCCCTTCCGCCTGGAGGAGAACTACGACAACTTCTACACGGTGCTGAGCGAGCGGCCCTTCGACCGCGAAGCCGCCGACGAATATAACCTGACCATCGTGGCCCGAGACAACGGCTCGCCGCCGCTCAACGCCAGCCGCTCGTTCACGGTACGTGTGGCCGACGAGAACGACAACGCGCCGCGCTTCACCAAGCCCGTGTATGTGCTGCAGGTGCCCGAGAACAACATTCCCGGCGAGTACCTGGGCTCGGTGCTGGCGCACGATCCCGACCTCGGCCCGAATGGCACCGTGGCCTACTCCATCCTGCCCGCGCGAGTGGCCGACGTCTCGGTCTACACCTTCGTGTCGGTCAACCCGTCCAAAGGGGCCATCTACGCGCTGCGCTCCTTCAACTACGAGCAGACCAAGGCCTTCGAGTTCAAGGTGCTGGCCAAAGACTCGGGCTCGCCGCCGCTCTCCACCAACTGCACGGTGCGGGTCACCGTGCTCGACGTGAACGACAACGCGCCGGTCATCGTGATGCCCGCGCTGCACAACGACACGGCCGAGGTGCAGGTGCCGCGCAACGCCGGCCTCGGCTACCTGGTGGCCACCGTGCGCGCCGTCGACAGCGACCACGGCGACAGCGGCCGCCTCTCCTACCAGATCGCCGAGGGCAACGAGCAGCACCTGTTCGACATGGACGCGGCCAGCGGCGAGCTGCGCACCGCCAGGCCGCTGTGGTCGCAGGGCGCCGCCGCCGCCGAGCTGGTGGTCAAGGTGTCGGACCACGGCAAGCCGCCGCTCTCGGCCGTGGCGCGCCTGGTGATCGTGGCGTACGCGGGCGCGGCGCCGAAGGACGAGCAGCAGCGGGTGCCACAGGAGGAGGGTCACTGGGACATGTCGCTGCCCCTCATCGTCACCCTCAGCTCCATTTCGGTCATCCTGCTGACCTCCATGGTCACCATCGCCGTCAAGTGCAGGAGGGAGAACAAGGAGATCCGGACCTACAACTGCAGGATCGCCGAGTACTCGCACCCGCACCTGGGCAAGGGTGGCAAGAAGAAGAAGATCAACAAGAACGACATTATGTTGGTCCAGAGCGAGGTGGAGGAGAGGGATGTCATGAACGTGGTGAGCAGCCCCTCCCTGGCCTCTTCTCCCGTTTATTTCGATTACCAGACGCGCCTGCCTCTCAGCTCCCCCCGCTCAGAAGTCATGTACTTGAAGCCCAGCTCTAACAAGCTCACCGTCCCCCAGGGCCATGGGGTCTGTCACACTTTTTCCGGACAGGGCTCAAATCCAGCCGAAGTGACCTCGGCGAGAATGTCACTGATTCAGGTAAAGCAAATTCGCAAGCTCACGCGCCCAAACACTGTCTCGTTATTGATCTCAACTAGTACCTGTTGCTTTCAGAAAGTTGTTGACCACTTTGTGCTTGGTGTCACAAAGAGTTTTGGTCAATGTGCCCCGTGTATATAATACCCATGATAAGTCAATATTTCTATAATAGAATGTGTTTCCTCTTGTGAAGTGCATTGACTCCGTTATTGATCTGCATAGACTAGAGATCAATGACTAATATCAGCCACTATAGCATATGTACTTGATAAAGGCCGTTATAAGGCTTCCATAAAAGCACCAGTTGAACTTTTAACAGGGATAGAGAAATAGTTTGCTTttcttcttcctttttttaaaagatCTATGCTTTCTCACCAGATTACCTCAAATTTAACCTTAATCAACAAGGCATACTTCCACAAACCTGTTTGAAAttcattttttatatttattaG
This window harbors:
- the LOC140726615 gene encoding protocadherin-17-like isoform X6; amino-acid sequence: MYLQVLILLLLWTSVLTLKNLKYTILEEQGPGTVIGNIAKDARLATSAEPRKPNFRVLENSAPHLLDVDRESGLLYTKQRIDRETVCKRTAKCVVSLEVFANDKELCMIKVEILDINDNAPSFSTEQIDVEIPENAAPGTRIPLTSAHDPDTGQFGLQTYQLSSPSRLFGLEVKSRGDGTKFPELIIQRPLDREQQPRHELLVTALDGGEPPKSSAVRLRVEVVDTNDNSPAFAEPSLSVEVAENTPAGTFLIDVNATDPDQGTNGEVVYSFSPYASERIGQLFSIEPRSGVIRLRAALDYEESSIYDIDVQAKDLGPNSIPAHCKVSVRVLDVNDNAPTLSLVSVHQGPVSEAAPPGTVLALVKATDRDSGRNGQLQCRVLGNGPFRLEENYDNFYTVLSERPFDREAADEYNLTIVARDNGSPPLNASRSFTVRVADENDNAPRFTKPVYVLQVPENNIPGEYLGSVLAHDPDLGPNGTVAYSILPARVADVSVYTFVSVNPSKGAIYALRSFNYEQTKAFEFKVLAKDSGSPPLSTNCTVRVTVLDVNDNAPVIVMPALHNDTAEVQVPRNAGLGYLVATVRAVDSDHGDSGRLSYQIAEGNEQHLFDMDAASGELRTARPLWSQGAAAAELVVKVSDHGKPPLSAVARLVIVAYAGAAPKDEQQRVPQEEGHWDMSLPLIVTLSSISVILLTSMVTIAVKCRRENKEIRTYNCRIAEYSHPHLGKGGKKKKINKNDIMLVQSEVEERDVMNVVSSPSLASSPVYFDYQTRLPLSSPRSEVMYLKPSSNKLTVPQGHGVCHTFSGQGSNPAEVTSARMSLIQTDNFPAEPNYMGSRQQFVQSNSTFKDPERVSLRDSGHGDSDQADSDQDTNKGSCCDMSAKDALKIKSTTAKPPVPEQE
- the LOC140726615 gene encoding protocadherin-17-like isoform X1, translated to MYLQVLILLLLWTSVLTLKNLKYTILEEQGPGTVIGNIAKDARLATSAEPRKPNFRVLENSAPHLLDVDRESGLLYTKQRIDRETVCKRTAKCVVSLEVFANDKELCMIKVEILDINDNAPSFSTEQIDVEIPENAAPGTRIPLTSAHDPDTGQFGLQTYQLSSPSRLFGLEVKSRGDGTKFPELIIQRPLDREQQPRHELLVTALDGGEPPKSSAVRLRVEVVDTNDNSPAFAEPSLSVEVAENTPAGTFLIDVNATDPDQGTNGEVVYSFSPYASERIGQLFSIEPRSGVIRLRAALDYEESSIYDIDVQAKDLGPNSIPAHCKVSVRVLDVNDNAPTLSLVSVHQGPVSEAAPPGTVLALVKATDRDSGRNGQLQCRVLGNGPFRLEENYDNFYTVLSERPFDREAADEYNLTIVARDNGSPPLNASRSFTVRVADENDNAPRFTKPVYVLQVPENNIPGEYLGSVLAHDPDLGPNGTVAYSILPARVADVSVYTFVSVNPSKGAIYALRSFNYEQTKAFEFKVLAKDSGSPPLSTNCTVRVTVLDVNDNAPVIVMPALHNDTAEVQVPRNAGLGYLVATVRAVDSDHGDSGRLSYQIAEGNEQHLFDMDAASGELRTARPLWSQGAAAAELVVKVSDHGKPPLSAVARLVIVAYAGAAPKDEQQRVPQEEGHWDMSLPLIVTLSSISVILLTSMVTIAVKCRRENKEIRTYNCRIAEYSHPHLGKGGKKKKINKNDIMLVQSEVEERDVMNVVSSPSLASSPVYFDYQTRLPLSSPRSEVMYLKPSSNKLTVPQGHGVCHTFSGQGSNPAEVTSARMSLIQTDNFPAEPNYMGSRQQFVQSNSTFKDPERVSLRDSGHGDSDQADSDQDTNKGSCCDMSAKDALKIKSTTAKPPVPEQEKEDCVNCTDECRVLGHSDKCWMPQFPAPNQGECSDYRRNLFVPAVETAVESESQENTIPAGKKTFCTFGKDKREHTILVANVKPYLKAKRALSPLLQEVSSAASSPDKTSVAGSNRSSKQSLGGFEVKPKMADTSAESSSQYLTSDSHYPSPDKRRDSHFITPEAVATVFADVHSRVGREFNEVDTVLDQYEPSTRDQGRDGVDAEQVVREIDKLLQDCRGSDPSTVRK